The sequence AGAAAACTGCGCGCCGGAATGGCGTCGAGACCGGAGAGGTTCACCTTCTTGATCCTATCCGCAATACCGGCCGGCATCGCCGTTCCGGCAATCGCCCCGGCCTCCGCCAGACGCTGCCCGGGCAGAAGTCCAAGGCCGTCATCGATCATGGACGACCACATCGCCAGCTCGCGCAGATAGCCGCGGCCGGAAACGACCGGTGCAAGAAAGGCCATGGAATCGACAGCCGCAGACCCGGCAAGCGCCTGCGCGGCGATCGGACAACCGAGACCCTGCGCGACAACGACAACTCCGGAACAGCCGGAAAGACGCGTCAGATAGTCCAGCGCCGCCCGCGTATCGGAAAACCAGTCCGCCATCCGGCCGGCATCTTCAGGATCGAGCGCATCGCCGGCACCGAGATAGTCGAACCGCAGGCTGGCAACGCCGGAAGCGGCCAGCCGCTCGGCCAGAACCCGCTGAAACTTGCGGCTGCACAACTCTTCCATGCCCCAGGGGCTGACGAAAAGCACCGCGCGATCCCGCTTCAGGTCTTTGCGCGCCGGATGAAAAATACCCGCAAGCCCTTCAAACGAAACGGGGTGCGCAATCATGCCATCCACCGCAATATCGGAAAGCTGCAATGCGTCGAGGGAAGGTTCACTGCCTGCACGCGCTGAAATATCTATTGCCATCGACCTTGCCACTATTGCGCCAGTGCCCGGCTCAACCATTACGGGATCACTATACCCAAGTCTCTTAGCGCCTGTTCTACACCAAAAACAATAACATTAGATAATTCTAAAAATACCGTGGCATTTATTTCAGGTGCGGCCCACAGGTTGCAAAAACAATCCTTCAGTGTGGCCGGCAAGCCTCGCCGCAGATGCTATTTTGCTCGAAACCGCTTGAATATACTGATAAATAGCGAGTCACGTACCTATTTGCAGGAGGAGACTCCGCCACCCGGCAGCCTGATCGTCTTGACACCGTGCAAACCAACACGCCGGGCCCGCCCCGCCAGGTCATAGAAGTTTTATATGGAACAAAGCCTTACGCGTTACATCTGGTCGCATACGAGGCGGCAGCAGCTTTTCATCCTGCTGATCGTCGCCCTATCGATGATCCCCTATTTCCTCGCCTTCGATCTGCCCAAACAGATCGTCAACGGCCCCATTCAGGGTGACGGCTTCGAAGGGGCGAACGCGACACAGCTTTTCATGCATCTCACGGTCGATATTCCCTATTGGGGCACCGTGACATTGTTCCCCGGGCTTGAACTCAACCGCATGTCGATGCTGATGGCTCTCAGCCTGACCTTCCTTGCGCTTGTCATCATCAACGGCCTTTTCAAATATTACATCAATACCTACAAGGGCCGCCTCGGTGAGCGCCTGCTGCGGCGTATCCGTTTCGAACTGATCGACAAGATCCTGCGGTTCCCGCCCTCGCATTTCAAGCGGGTCAAGGGCGCGGAAATTTCCAGCATGGTGAAGGACGAGGTGGAACCGCTCGGCGGATTTACCGGCGATGCCTTTGTGCAGCCGGCGCTTCTCGGCGGGCAGGCGCTCTCCGCGCTCTTCTTCATTCTCGTGCAGAATTTCTGGCTGGGCCTGATTGCAGCCTTCATGGCCGCGATACAGGTCGGCATCATTCCCAAGATGCGCCGCCGCCTCATCGAACTCGGTCGCCAGCGGCAGCTGAGCGCCCGCCAGCTTGCCGGACGCATCGGCGAAATGGTGGACGGTATCGGCACGATCCACGCCTATGATACCTCCAACTACGAGCGCGCCGATGCCTCGCACCGGCTCGGCGACATCTTCAAGATCCGTTACGATCTCTACCAGTGGAAGTTCCTGGTCAAATTCATCAATAACTTCCTCGCACAGCTCACCCCGTTTTTCTTTTATGCGCTCGGCGGTTATCTCACCCTCAGGGGCAGCCTCGATGTCGGGCAGCTGGTCGCCGTCATCAACGCTTATAAGGAACTGCCCGGACCGCTGAAGGAACTGATCGACTGGGATCAGGCGCGCCAGGACGTGCAGGTGAAATACGAGCAGGTGTTCGAACAGTTCAACGCCCCGAACATGATCGAACCGAACGTGCAGAAACTGTCGCCGGGAGCCGTCGCAGCCATCACGGGACCAATCGTCGTCACCAATCTGACACTGGAAGACGACAGTGGCAGCCGGCTTCTGGAGCAGGCGTCGCTGAAGATCGAGCCGGGTGAAGTCATCGCCATCGTAGGCGGCGCGGGGGGCGAAGCCCTTGCGGATGCGATCGGTCGCACGCTCTGGCCAGCCTCCGGCAAGATCAGCATCAACGATGTCGACATACTGGAGCTGCCGGAATCGCTGACGGGACGTCGCATCTCCTATGTCTCCTCGGACAGCTATTTTTTCCATGCCAGCCTGATGGACAATCTGCTCTACGGCCTGAAGCACGCCCCGCTCGCGGACAAAAATTACGAGGGTGCGGCGCTGGAACACCGCAAGTGGGAAATCCGCGAAGCCAAGATGGCCGGCAATCCGCTGATCGACATAAACAGCGAATGGATCGACTACGCTTCGAGCCCCGCCGGCGACAGCAGGCCGGAAAATCTCATCAGGGCCATTCTCGCCGTCCTCGATAGCGTGGAACTGTCACAGGATATTCTGGAATTTGCGCTGCGCTCGTCGATCGATCCTCTGACAGACCTGCATCTTGCCGCCCGCATCGTGGAACTGCGGCATGTGCTACGCGCCGAACTGGAAAAGGAAAATCTGAGCGGCCTCATCGCGCCCTTCGAGCTTGAAAGCTACAACAGCGAGGCGACGGTCGGCGAAAACCTGCTGTTCGGTACCATGCGGGACCCCTCCCAGACGATCCGGACCATCATCGAAAGCGACTATTTCCGCTCCCTGATGCGCGAAACCGGCCTCGTCAAGACCCTGTTCGAGATGGGATACACGATCGCCGAAAACATCGTCGAAATCTTCGCCGATCTGCCGGGCGACCACCCTTTCTTCCAGCAGCTGACATTCATGACGCCCGATGACATCCCGGTCTATCAGCAAATGCTGCAGCGCCTGCAGGGACGCGGTTTCGATGATGCCAATGAAAGCGAAAAGCGCGCGATGCTGCGGCTGAGCTTCTTCTACATCGAGCCCCGGCAGCGTTTCGGTCTGCTGTCGCCGGAAATCATGAACAGGATCGTCGAAGTCCGGCACATGTTCCATGAAAACCTGCCCGACAGTCTGAAGAACGTGATCGAGATCTACGATCCGACGAAATACATGAGCGCCACCAGCCTGCTGGACAATATTCTCTTCGGCAAGGTCAGCCATCGTTATACCGATGCCTCACGGCGCATTACCCGCATCGTGGCGGATGTGATGCGCAAACAGGGCGTGTATGAGCGTGTTCTGGCGGTCGGCCTGGATTTCAATCTTGGTGCCGGCGGCAAGCGGCTCGGCCCGCTCCAGCGCCAGAAGCTCAATCTAGCGCGGGCGCTCATCCGCAAATCCGACTATTATGTCTTTAATCGCCCCCTTCCCGGCCTCGATCCACGACAACAGGAAGAAATTGTCGAACGGGTCATCACACTCCTGAAACAGAACAACAATAACCCGTCAATCATATGGGTTCTGTCGAACGCAAGCCTTTCGCGCATGTTCGGCCGGGTCATCGTCGTCCACCAGGGACTGGTTACCGCCGACGGAAGTTACGAGACTCTCGCCGAGGAAAACGGTACATTCAAGGACATGGTCGCAACATAAGTCCAAGAACGCGGCCGAGGTGGAACAAGAATAGGGTAAGGCAATGCTGTTTAAAGACGAAATTCAAATGCTGAAACGCGTCCCGTTTTTTTCGGAAATGGAACCGTCGAAACTTAAACTGCTCGCTTTCGCATCCGACCGCGTGTCCTATCACACCGGCGACGTGTTGTTCCGGCAGGGGGATGTCGGTGATGCGGCCTATGTCCTTCTGACCGGCAAGGTGGATGTTCTGGTCGATTCACCGTCGGGCACATTGAAAGTGGCGGAGATGACCGGCAACGCCATCGTCGGTGAAATCGCCATCCTCTGCGACAGCGTCAGAACCGCCACCGTGCGCGCCTCCACCAATGTGGAAGCCCTGCGCATCGGCAAGGAGCAGTTCTTCAAGCTGATGTCCGATTTCCCCGATATTACCATCAAAGTCATGCGCGTCCTCGCCGAACGCCTGACACAGACGACGGCGGAACTCAGCAAAGCGCGCGCAAGCGCCAGAACATAAGCTGCAATTCCTTGCTACCCTGAAGGGCGATATTGGAAAAATAAATGTCGCACCATTGCAATATAAATGAAATGCTGACTGAATAAGGGGTAAAGGCATCCGCCAAAAAACGGCGGATATAAGAATCTATAGAGACAACGGGCTTCATGGGAGGAAAGCGTGCAAGATTCCGTTGTTATTGGGGTGTGTCATGGCGTTCGATTCCGACACAGCAAGTCGGGAAAGTAATAGAAATTTTCGGGTAAAGATCTGGGGCGCGCGGGGAACGCTTCCTGTTTCAGGTGAAAACTTCCGAAAATATGGCGGAAATACCATCTGCATCGAGGTAAGATGCGGAGATCACGTTCTTTTGTTCGATGCAGGTTCAGGCCTTCATCCCGCCGGTCTGGCGTTACGGGCGGAAGGCATCACGGATGTCGACCTCTTCTTCTCGCATTGTCATTACGACCATATTGTCGGATTTCCCTACTTCAAGCCATTCTATAACAGCTGCAACGACGTCGCCATCTGGTCGGGCCATCTTGCCGGCACGATGACAACGCGGGAAATGCTCAAGGACTTCATGAGCCCACCCTGGTTTCCCGTGCCGCTGGAGATTTGCTGCGCGAAGATCGCCACACGGGACTTCATGCCCGGCGACACGCTCACCCCACGCCCTGGCCTTTCAATCAGGACCGGTATGCTCAATCATCCCGGCAATGCCGTCGGATACAGGCTGGACTGGGAAGGAAAATCCCTCGCCATCATCACCGATACCGAACACGAGCCGGGTAGCATTGACGAAACCGTGCTCGATCTGATCCGGGATGTCGATCTTTTCCTCTATGACGCCATGTTCACCGATGATGAAATGGGCCTTTATCGCGGTTATGGCCATTCATCATGGCAACAGGCGCTCCGTCTCGCCAAACTGGCCGACGCCAAAAATGTCGGCTTCATCCACCATGCCCCAAGCCGCAGCGACGAGGAACTGGACAGTATCGAGAAACAGGCGAAGGCCCTTTTCGACGGCGCCTTCGCGGCGATGGACGGTCAGGTCATCCAGATCTGACCGCGACAGCCTCCTGATGCTTGCGAATATTTGACGGTACTCGCATGCCGAATCTGACAATTCCGGCTCGCACGGACATTCGAACACGCACAATTGACCGTAGCGGATCGCGTTGCTCCACGATATTGCCATGAGATGCAACGCACTAAGACGTCACACCAGATGATGATTCTGTACCGAATGGCCACATGATGGGATTTGCATGATCCGTTTCTTTTCGGAGACCAATTTGAGACGCACCCGGATTTTATCCGGCCTCATCATATTTGCTTTCGTATTTTCCCATCTTTTCAATCACTCTCTTGCCCTCATCTCCATCGACACCGCCGAACGGGCGCGAAAATGGTTCAGCCTGATCTGGCTCAACCCCGTCAGCAGCCTGCTTTTTTATGGTTCGGTTCTGGTGCATGTCTGCCTTGTTCTGCGCTCGCTTTATCTGCGCAGGACGCTGCGAATGCCGCTCCGCGAAGCGCTTCAGGTCATATTCGGCCTGGCTATCCCGTTTCTGATCATCGGCCACGCCGTCAATATCCGCGTGTCGCATATGCTCTATGGCATTGATGTCGGTTATTATTCGGTCATCCGCAGGCTGTGGATCAACAATCCGATACAAGGTGCCTGGCAAAGCCTCGCCTTGATCGTGATCTGGGTCCACGGATGTATCGGCCTTTATTTCTGGCTGCGTTACCGGGACTGGTATCCGCGCATAGCCGGGCTCTTCATGACGGTGGCGGTAATGTTGCCGCTTCTGGCACTGCTGGGCTTCAGCGATGCGGGCCGATGGCTGGCGGAGATCGACGAAAAATACGCGCTTCCTCCCGGTTTGGTCGACAATACCATTCAGAAAGACGAATTACCGCTGCAACGCGAGATGGAGACGCAGATCAGGTTCGTCACCGGAACGGTGGAGGCATTGTTTGCCAGTGCGGTAATGCTGGTCTTCGCCCTTCGCGGCGTGCGCAGCTGGCGGCAGCGGCTGACGGCAATCGAAATCCGCTATGAACATGGTGCGCAGGCGCGTGTGCCAGCCGGGCTCAGCATTCTGGAGGCCAGCCGGCTTGCGGGCATACCGCACTACTCCGTCTGCGGCGGCAAGGGACGCTGCTCAACCTGTCGGGTCAAGATACTGGACAGCAAGGGCCCGCTTCCACCGCCCGGCGACATCGAACAAACCACATTGAGGCGCATCCACGCCGATTCGGACGTGCGGCTCGGCTGTCAGCTGCGCCCCACGAGCGATCTCGGCGTCGCACTTCTCGTTTCGCCGCCCCAGCAGAGCGACCTGCCAGCCGACGCGCAGCCGGCCCGCCCCGGCCGGGAAGAGGAAATCGCCATCCTCTTCTGCGATCTGCGCAACTTCACCACGCTGTCCGAAGCGAAACTGCCCTATGACGTCGTCTTCCTTCTGAACCGTTATTTCACCATCGTCGGCCAGGCCGTCGAGCAGGCGGGTGGCCATCTCGACAAATTCATCGGCGATGGCGCCATGGCCCTTTTCGGGCTTGGCGAGGACGCGGAACATGCCTGTCGCAACGCCATGAAAGCGGCGGCGGTGATATTGCGGGATATCGCAATCCTGAATGAGGGACTGGAGAAACAGTTCACCGTCCGTCTGGAGGTTGTTGTCGGAATTCATTCCGGTCCGAGCATCGTCGGCGTTATGGGATACGGCGCCGCAAAAACCCTGACGGCCATAGGCGACACCGTCAATGTCGCAAGCAGGCTCGAATCCAAGGCCAAGGAATTCGGTGCCGCCATCGTCGTCTCCGAACCGGCCATCATTCAGGCGGGTCAGGATATTGACGATCTCAGAAGCGAACAGATCTCCATTCGCGGGCGTAACTCGCAGATGAAGGTTTTCCTGCTCTCAAGAGCAGAAAGCGAACGTTATCTCTGAACCACCCCGGCGTTTCCGCTGCCGGGGCTGCATGACGTCAAATCTTGCGATAGAGAAAATATCGGTCCGTCGGCACGCTTTCCGGCACCGGCAAAGGCTTCAGCATGGGATGATCGAGAGGCAGACCGCTGACGGCAACGCCACCTTTCGCCAGCATGCCCGCGGCAAGCTCGGGCAGCCATGTCAGGGTAACCGCATCCTTTTCCGGATAACCCGTGCCGATATCGGCATGGACCATCGCCGCATCCGCGCCAATGAAAGCAGGAGCGGTTTCCGATATCTCGCCGATCACAAGATCCTCCTGCGCCGGAACGGACGAGGCATGCGCACCCATGGCCCTGTCGAAGGCAATGATGCGACGGTCGGGAAACAGTTCCCGCAGATGATTGAAAGTCCGCCCGTTTCCGAGACCGATTTCCATGAGCACCCCCTCATTTGGCAATTCGAGATCGGCCGCGAGGTGATTGAGAATATCCCGCTGCGCGGTCAACCGGCGAATGAAACTGTCTAGTCTGCTCATGATCCGTCCGTATCAGGCCTTGATAATGTGTTTTGCGGCAATATCCCGCCGCGCGAAAACATTTCGTGTGTCGATGATCAGCGGCGACCATTCGCAAAGAGCGGCATAATCGACATTGTCATGATCAGTCGCGACGAGAACGGCGTCGAAGGCGCCGATGGTCTGTCTGTCCCATGGCACCGATTTCATGCCCATCAGGTGGCTGTATTCGCGGGTTTTCGGGATTTCCGCCACATGCGGATCATAATAGGCTGCTTCGCCACCCCGCTCCTGGATAAGTTCGATGAGCTTCAGCGAGGGGCTTTCGCGAATATCGGGCACGTTCTTCTTGTAGGCGAGGCCGACGACCAGAACCTTCGAACGGCTGAGCGCCTTGCCGGAATGGATATCGAGCGCTTCCGCAACCCGCCCGATAACATGGCGCGGCATGCCGGTGTTGATTTCACCGGCAAGTTCGATGAACCGCGTCGGCAATTCATATTCCCGTGATTTCCAGGTGAGGTAGAACGGATCGATCGGTATGCAGTGGCCGCCGAGACCCGGACCTGGATAAAACGGCATGAAACCGAACGGCTTGGTTTTCGCAGCGTCGATCACTTCCCATATGTCGATACCCATGGCCTCGTAAACGACCTTGAGTTCGTTGACGAGCGCGATATTGACGGCACGGAAGACGTTTTCGGTGATTTTCACCGCCTCGGCCGTGGCATTTGTCGAAACGGGCACGATCTTCCTGACCACCGAACCGTAGAAGGCGGTCATCAGTTTTCCGGCCGCCTCGCCGTCGCCGGCAACGACCTTCGGAATGGTCGAGGTCTCGAAATCGCGATTGCCGGGATCTTCCCGTTCCGGCGAAAAGCCGATGAAGAAATCGACGCCGGAGGCCAGTCCGCTGCTTTCCAGAATGGTCTTCACCACCCCGTCGGTCGTACCGGGATAGGTGGTCGATTCCAGAACCACGAGCTGCCCCTTGCGCAGATAGGCGGCAATCTCCCGGCAGGTCTTTTCGACATAGGAGAGATCCGGCTCGCGATATTTCGTCAGCGGCGTCGGCACACAGATCGCGATCACGTCACATTCGGCCAGTCTGGCAAAATCGGAGGTAGCGACGAAACGGTCATCCTGCCTCACGCTTGCCAGCACCTCGTCAGACACCGCTTCGATATAGCTGCGGCCCGCGTCGATCGCGGTAATTTTACCGGGGTCGATATCGAAGCCAACGACCTTGAAACCGGCTTTCGCCACCGTCATGGCCAGCGGCAGGCCGACATAACCAAGGCCGATCACACCCGCCCTGGCGCTTTTGTTTTCGATGCTGGAAAGCAGGTTCCGGAAGATATCTGGGGAAGTCAAAGCGTGTCACGCTCCGCGCATGTGCAAAAGATGCCTTTCAGTTGGGCAAGAATGGCCGGGCTGTCAAGGCTCGGCCCTTTCAAATTCCGGTTGACGCCGATGCTGCGGCCAACGCACAACCTTCGGCATGAAGATCGCCTTTTATTCGCCGCTCAAATCGCCCAACCATCCCGTTCCCTCCGGAGACCGGTTGATGGCCCGCCTGCTGATGCGGGCAATGACGATGGGCGGTCACGAGGTCTTCGTCGCCTCCGAACTGCGCAGCTTTCTGAAACAGGCGGACGACCCCGCACGGCGCTCGCTCACCAGCAGCGTCGAACTTGAAATCGAAACGATCACCGATCGCTGGCGGCGGGATGGGCCACCGGACCTCTGGTTCTGTTACCATCCCTATTACAAGGCCCCGGATTTGCTCGGGCCGGAACTCGCCAGACGGTTCGGTATTCCCTACGTCACCGCCGAGGCCTCCTATTCGCCGAAGCGCAATGCCATGGGCTGGCAGGCGATACAGGACGGATTGCTAGCCGCATTGAATGCAGCAGCCGTCAATATCTGCTTCACCGAGCGGGATCGTGAAGGACTTTTGCGCGCTCAACCGGCACTGCACTGGGCTATGTTGTCACCCTTTATCGATGCCGGAAATTTTACTGAAATTGTTCCACATCCGACACCGGCAAAACTCGTCACCATCGCCATGATGCGGACGGGCGACAAGCTGGACAGCTATCGCGCACTTTCCGAAGCGCTCGCCCTGTTGCCGCACGACCTCGACTGGACACTGGATGTTATCGGTGACGGGCCGGAACGCGCGGCTGTAGAGGCCATGTTCAGCGCGTTTCCCGATAAGCGCCTCGTCTGGCACGGAGAAAAAACCGCACCCGAAATCGCCACGCTTCTGTCAAAAGCATCCCTCTATGTTTGGCCAGGCCACGGTGAGGCCTATGGTCTTGCCTATCTTGAGGCACAGGCCGCCGGTCTGCCGGTGGTGGCCGAAAAAGTGGCCGGCGTTCCCGAAGTGGTAAAATCCGGCATCACAGGATTACTGACACCGGAAAATGATAAAGCCGCCTATGCCGACGCGATCAGAACCCTGCTCGGCAACGACAGGCAGCGCGAGGAACTGGCAAAAGCGGCCCGCCGGTTCGTCGTCAATGAACGATCTCTGGAAAACGCCGCGACAACGCTGAACCATATCCTGCTGCAAGCAAAGGCGCGAAGATCATGAGTCTGGAAAAACTCGTTGCGGCACTGGACGAATGCGATCGACGCGGCATAAAGGCCGATCTCTGGCTTCGGGACGACGATGCGGTGGAACCGACATCCGCACTCGATACGCTGCTTGATCTTTGCCGCGGCTTTTCCGTTCCGGTCACCCTCGCGGTCATTCCCGAAATGACAACGAACAGGCTCGCGCAGCATCTCGACGCATCGGATATCGCCCATGTCGCCGTGCACGGCTGGTCGCACACGAATTATGCCGGGAGCGGCGAAAAGAAACAGGAACTCGGAACGCACCGCGAACTTTCCCTCGTACTTGACGAATTGCAATCCGGGCTGGACAAGCTCCACGACCTGCATGGCGGGCGTTTCGTCCCGATGCTCGTGCCACCGTGGAACCGCGTGGATGCCAGTATCATCGAGGAACTGGCGGGGCTCGGATATCGCGCCCTGTCCGTTTTCGGCCCGGAGAAGGCCACCCTCCCGCCCTGCCTGAACACCCATGTCGATGTGATCGACTGGCACGGCAACCGTGGCGGTCGCGACGACGATATCCTTTTCGCCGAAACCGCCGCACGCATCATACGCACCGTTGAAAACGGCGGTACAACGGGCATCCTTACCCATCATCTCGTGCATGATGACGCCGTATGGGGCTTTCTGAGGCGGCTTTTCGAAGTAACCAACCGGCACCCCGCCGCCCTGTGGCGTTCCTCGAAAGACCTCGTCGACGAAATCTCACCATGACTTCCAGGCGATCAGCAACCCGCTCGCCTCAGCGGCGAGTTCCCGCCTGACCGCTTCCACGTCCTCGAACGGCGCGCGGTCGGCAAGGGACGCGGCGACAAATCCCGCCGGCGCAAGGCTGATGCTTCCCGCCCGGGCAATAACGGTGAAGATCAACGGCCCGGTCGACCACCAGGCCGGCGCACGCGGCATGTCTTCGAGGATGCCGGGAAAGGCCTCCAGCATCCTGCGGAAAACGGGATGTCCGGCCGGGGCAGCGATGAAGGAATTGGCAAGCAGCATGCTGCCCTGCCCCGTGTCACGGGGCGTTTTTTCATCGAATGCCGTCAACCCCGCCAGAGGCAGGAATGCATCGAAACTCACATCGTCCCGCGCCGGATACCAGTCACAATCGAGATAGATGCCGCCAAACCGCTCCAGCACGATATAACGGGCCACATCCACCGCACCCGGATAGTCCCCCTGATCCAGCATGGCCTTGAAGACGGCGTTGGAAAACACGCCTTCGCGCTCAAGATCGGCCTCCCGCCAGAGGTGATGGTCATATCCATGCCTTGCGGCATGGGCAGCCCAAGCCTCCACGGATATCGGCGGGGCTTTTTCGCCGATCCATATCTGGTGAATGAGCCGCGGCACATCCTCTCTGCTTTTAAGGCCGATCGTGCGGCACTCCTGTGGGGAAAACCGTGCATATTTCGCCAGCAGCTGCGGCGGCGGCACCAGCGTATATTGATAGCCGATCTTGGCAACCATATCGCCTTCAGCCTTGGCAAGACGCAGCCGCGCCGCGTGCAGCCTGCGCGGCAGGCCAAGCACCGTCCGTTCGCCCATCAGATATCCGTCCTTTGCCGCAACTAAAGATAGAAGAAGCGCATGCGCCTCCGCATACTGGCCATCATTTTGCAACTGACGGGCTATTTGCAGCTGGGCATCGTAATATTTCTTGTCGGACATGAATCCTCGTTCAAAAGCGCCCGTTAACATATCACGAAACGGGAGCCGTCAGGCAAGCCACTGTATTTCGGAAGCCGGCTTTGAATTTGCTAAACAATTCGATGTTTCAGAAGCATAGACAGACAACAAACCCTGCGATAACGT comes from Rhizobium rhizogenes and encodes:
- a CDS encoding glycosyltransferase family 32 protein gives rise to the protein MSDKKYYDAQLQIARQLQNDGQYAEAHALLLSLVAAKDGYLMGERTVLGLPRRLHAARLRLAKAEGDMVAKIGYQYTLVPPPQLLAKYARFSPQECRTIGLKSREDVPRLIHQIWIGEKAPPISVEAWAAHAARHGYDHHLWREADLEREGVFSNAVFKAMLDQGDYPGAVDVARYIVLERFGGIYLDCDWYPARDDVSFDAFLPLAGLTAFDEKTPRDTGQGSMLLANSFIAAPAGHPVFRRMLEAFPGILEDMPRAPAWWSTGPLIFTVIARAGSISLAPAGFVAASLADRAPFEDVEAVRRELAAEASGLLIAWKSW